The genomic stretch TCACGCGGTCAAGCGCCGCCTCGACCTGTGCGACCGCCTGGCCCGTGCGCGCCAGCGGGGTGCCTGCGGGCAGCATCAGCCGCGCCTCGAGCACGTCGCCGTCGATCTCGGGCATCGCCTCGCGCTTGACCACGCCGCCGCCCAATGCGCCGACGGTCACGATAAGGGCCCCGATGGCCAGCCCCGCGACCAGCCAGCGCCAGCGGATCGCGGCATCGGCCAGACGGCCCACACCGCGCTCGCGCAGTGCGTCGAAGCCAGCATCGAAGCGGAGGCGGAACCGAGATGGGGCGGTATGCTTCATCCCGCCTTTCAGATGGTGGGGCAGGATCAGGAACGCCTCGACCAGCGAGGCGGCGAGGGCTGCCAGCAGGACCACCGGCAGGACTTCGAGCACCGCGCCCAACTCGCCTGCGAGGAAGGCCAGGGGCAGGAACACCGCCAGCGTCGTCAGAAAGGACGAGATCACGCCGGGTGCCACGGCGGCGACGCCTGCCGCCACTGTCTCGACTGTTGCGCCCTTGGCAGAATTCACCGCGATGGAATCCGCGATCACGATGGAATCGTCCATCACGATCCCGATCGCCATCAAAAGCGCGACCAGTGTCATCATGTTCAGGCTGAGCCCCGTCAGCGCCATCCACACAAACGCCCCCGCAAAGGCTACGGGCAGGCCCATCGCGGCCCAGATCGCGAAGCCGGGGCGGAAGAACAGGCTCATCACCACGACGACCAGCACAAGGCCGATCACGCCGTTCTGCACCAGCATCACCAGCCGGTCGCGGATGATAGAGGTCACGTCCTGCACCACTTCGACGGAAATCGTGTCCGGCAGGCGGGCGGTTTCCTTGGCCACGAGTGCCGCGACCCCGTCCAGCACCCGAAGCGCGTCGGCATCCAGCGCCTTTGATACGTCGAGCACGAGGGCAGGCACCCCGTCGACAAAGGCGCGGTCCTGCGCCGGCTCGAAGCGCTCCTCGATCACTGCCACGTCGCCCAAGGTCAGGGTCGCGCCGTTGGGCAACACCAGCACGGGGATCGTGGCCAGCGCCGTGGCCGTGTCGCGCTCGGCGGTGAAACGCAGCGTCAGGTCCGCGCCTGCGCCTTCGAGCGTGCCTGCGGGCAGGTCGATGTTCTGTGCGGCGATGGCGGCGGACAAAGCAGCGGGGGTCAGCCCGTGGCTGTCGAGCACGGCGCGCGTCGCGGTGATGGAAAGCGTCCGGTTGCCTAAACCCCCTCGGGTCACGCGGGCGACTCCGGGCAGGGCAGTCAGGCGGTCGGACAGGGCGTCGGCATAAAGGTCCAGTTCGCCCAGCGGCAGATCGCCCGAGATAGCCACCGAGGTGACCGGATCGGAGCGGTGCAACTCGCGCACCACCGCAGGATCGGCACGGTCAGGAAAGCTGTCGATGGCCGAAACCTCGGTGCGCAGGGAATTGACGAAACGCAGGGCGTCATTGCCCGGCGCCATGGTCGCCACGGCCCGCGCGCGTCCGGACTGGGCGGTGCAGGTGAGCGTCTCGAGCCCCTCAACACCCTGCACCCCGTCCCAAAGCGGTGCGCAGATCGCGGTCTCCACATCTTCGGCGGCGGCACCGCGATAGGGCACGGTGATCTCGGCCTCGACCGCGCGGAAATCGGGAAATGTCTCGCGCAAGAGACCCGGTGCGGCAAAGGCACCGGCGGCGAGGAACAGCAAAAGCAGCAGGTTGCCCGCCGTCGGGTGGCCGGTGAACCAGCGGATCATCGCACGGCCCCGATCGGCATCAGCGCCATGCCGGGAATGGCCGGGGCGATGTCGTCGATCACCACGCGGTCGCCGGGGACGAGCCCTTCGGTGATGACGACCGAGCCGTCTTGTGCAAAACCGGCGGTGACGGGCCGCAGCTCCAGCCTGTTATCAGCGGTTGCGATACGCACCATGCCCCCATGCAGTGCCGCTTCGGGGATTGCGATGAGGCCTGACATGGAAGCGCCGGAAAAGGAAAGCTGCACCTGCATGTTGGGCACCAGCGGCAGACGGCGGGGCGGGTCCGCGCCTTCATAGGGATCATCGACCCTTACCACGACAGGGACGGTGCGCGCGCGGGAATCCAGCGCGCCCTCAATCCGGACAACGCGGGCGGTCCAGACTTGGGTCGGGTCCGACAGCGGGCTAAGCGTCACCGCGACTTGCGTGGCTGGCAGGTCGCGCATCATGTTCGCAAGGGTGATGCCTTCAGGCGCATTTCCCAGCAGGCGGCGAAAGCTGTCGATCGGCAGATGCGCCACCACCTCGGCCGCCGCGATGCCGTCACCACGGATCACCACCTGACCGGTGCTGACAGTCTGAAACAGCTCTGCATTTACCTCGGTCACGCGCAAGCCGAACGGAGTCGTTAGCGTTGTGCGGTCGAGCGCGCGGCGCGCACGGCCGATGGCGGCCTCGCTGCGCGCGACCTGTGCCGCGATCCGTGCCTCGCGGGACGGGATCAGAGCCATCGCATTTTCCAGTTCCGCGACCGTGCGGCGGGCCTGAAGGGTGGCACGCTCGGCCTCATCGACGCGCGAT from Yoonia vestfoldensis encodes the following:
- a CDS encoding efflux RND transporter periplasmic adaptor subunit — its product is MRLAPLLALPPIALGIAAAVWMISSAPGPAQIEGSVPALPVRVMTVAAADLRPTATAWGNLRAADTWVAVAEVQGEVIWRHPDLEPGRLIPEGTEVLRIDPADYALALAQSQADLAALDAESAQLTTEADNTRRILDLERARLTLAEADLTRTRTLAEQGTVPQSRVDEAERATLQARRTVAELENAMALIPSREARIAAQVARSEAAIGRARRALDRTTLTTPFGLRVTEVNAELFQTVSTGQVVIRGDGIAAAEVVAHLPIDSFRRLLGNAPEGITLANMMRDLPATQVAVTLSPLSDPTQVWTARVVRIEGALDSRARTVPVVVRVDDPYEGADPPRRLPLVPNMQVQLSFSGASMSGLIAIPEAALHGGMVRIATADNRLELRPVTAGFAQDGSVVITEGLVPGDRVVIDDIAPAIPGMALMPIGAVR
- a CDS encoding efflux RND transporter permease subunit, whose protein sequence is MIRWFTGHPTAGNLLLLLFLAAGAFAAPGLLRETFPDFRAVEAEITVPYRGAAAEDVETAICAPLWDGVQGVEGLETLTCTAQSGRARAVATMAPGNDALRFVNSLRTEVSAIDSFPDRADPAVVRELHRSDPVTSVAISGDLPLGELDLYADALSDRLTALPGVARVTRGGLGNRTLSITATRAVLDSHGLTPAALSAAIAAQNIDLPAGTLEGAGADLTLRFTAERDTATALATIPVLVLPNGATLTLGDVAVIEERFEPAQDRAFVDGVPALVLDVSKALDADALRVLDGVAALVAKETARLPDTISVEVVQDVTSIIRDRLVMLVQNGVIGLVLVVVVMSLFFRPGFAIWAAMGLPVAFAGAFVWMALTGLSLNMMTLVALLMAIGIVMDDSIVIADSIAVNSAKGATVETVAAGVAAVAPGVISSFLTTLAVFLPLAFLAGELGAVLEVLPVVLLAALAASLVEAFLILPHHLKGGMKHTAPSRFRLRFDAGFDALRERGVGRLADAAIRWRWLVAGLAIGALIVTVGALGGGVVKREAMPEIDGDVLEARLMLPAGTPLARTGQAVAQVEAALDRVNARLTPEQPEAQPLVIRRITRLGRNLSAGETGAHVATVAVDLLGAETRSSTLDEIVTLWREEIGALPGVNSLILTEPGIGPQGIAVELRLTHPDLATLEAAGRATQAELETYAGVRNAIIDLRPGAPELRLSLSPGAEALGLSATDVAGQLRAGFLGTQLAEIRRGDLAWDIEVRLADGDRATRADLNLFEIALSGGGTVPLSSIATIDEARGWGTITRRNGQRTLTVAADVDGRIGNADAITARLAEGFLPDLAASTPGLGFDIGGQAANSAETVASILRGFLIGLVGIYLVLSFQFRSYIEPLIVMITIPLAFLGVIWGHVLMGYNISMPSLVGAASLAGIVVNNAILLVGVINARRAEGLSAALAAGEAVRSRFRPIFVSVSTTIMGMAPLLLETSTQAQTLKPLVISVVFGLLAATVLILLVLPAFYAALEDVRPRKHGHLAVPEGR